A single genomic interval of Bacteroidota bacterium harbors:
- a CDS encoding helix-turn-helix transcriptional regulator — protein sequence MKYRDIPLFGFKLLSKYAAFVYEIKSCEEISIYKTIPNGKIGLSITTDGTASIKRESNWFPIPPTTIYGLTKETQEIKLSKQFGEIAIGFEPCFLQLFIPENMSHLTGGKTVDLQNLFDKFEVEKLIELIQSANTDSQLLLAIETFLSKQLNLKKTNEKLITALELITELSIYEVDEIANRINVSTSTLRNLFNEYIGVPPKDFIRITRINKAMHHQVNSENNLTDLSYTLGYFDQAHFIHDFKNVLGISPKQYFKNTALTFDFYNFGRWQKDNFAT from the coding sequence ATGAAATATAGAGACATTCCACTTTTTGGGTTTAAATTGTTGAGCAAGTATGCAGCATTTGTCTATGAAATAAAATCATGCGAAGAAATAAGCATTTATAAAACAATACCAAATGGTAAAATAGGACTGTCGATAACAACTGACGGTACTGCATCTATTAAAAGAGAAAGCAACTGGTTTCCAATTCCACCAACAACAATTTATGGGCTTACAAAAGAAACGCAAGAAATAAAACTTAGTAAACAATTCGGAGAAATTGCCATCGGCTTTGAGCCATGCTTTCTTCAATTATTTATTCCCGAAAACATGTCACATTTAACAGGGGGTAAAACTGTTGATTTACAAAATTTATTTGACAAATTTGAAGTAGAAAAATTGATAGAATTAATTCAATCAGCGAATACCGATTCTCAACTTCTATTAGCTATTGAGACATTTCTATCAAAACAACTCAACCTTAAAAAAACGAATGAAAAATTAATTACAGCACTTGAATTAATTACAGAATTAAGTATTTATGAGGTTGATGAAATCGCTAACAGAATAAATGTTTCAACTAGTACTTTGAGAAATTTATTCAATGAATATATAGGTGTGCCTCCGAAAGATTTTATTAGGATAACAAGGATTAATAAGGCAATGCATCATCAAGTAAATTCTGAAAATAATCTGACTGATTTAAGTTACACTCTTGGCTATTTTGACCAAGCACATTTTATTCATGACTTTAAAAATGTGTTAGGCATTTCTCCGAAACAATATTTTAAGAATACGGCTCTCACTTTTGATTTTTACAATTTTGGAAGGTGGCAGAAAGATAATTTTGCCACTTAA
- a CDS encoding serine hydrolase domain-containing protein: MKKSLLLSALFLLLFVFANSAKAQNDSKEKYLKSLNIFIDGYNKQDYSLVKKPFSGLVKMLLHKGELKLNLEARYKEYGKIIRAENIYPSEGVLILPVIYEKDTTGIEYLSLFFTKKRKIQGFYFSYDNIVYPKITDSTTIKDITNPYLSFKHHKDIDVSLVVGVYENGKETIFCYGETAKGSGIKPDSNTLFQIGSITKVFTGILLANCINQNIVDASSLLYKFLPDSVPPLTYRGKEITLLDLATHTSALPGEPNNLYLPNTNKYNPFASYQEADLLTYLKHLELTRPVGKTYEYSNTGYGLLGYILAKQRKTSYDELLVKEICNKLNMNNTRTILNEEQNKRKVVGYFQGKQTPDFTFTPTFVGVGSIYSDVADMFKFIKANLKPEQTAIAKDIMLAQQPHQIDKTITMGMPWDIDSLTRYKVNVLGYSGNTAGASSVIKIVKEKNIGVVVLSNSNVPVDDIGLLVLKLLLKNQMPE; encoded by the coding sequence ATGAAAAAATCATTGCTACTTTCTGCCCTTTTTTTGCTCTTGTTTGTTTTTGCAAATTCTGCTAAGGCACAAAATGATTCCAAAGAAAAGTATCTAAAATCTCTCAATATTTTTATTGACGGATACAACAAACAGGATTATTCCCTTGTAAAAAAACCGTTTAGTGGTTTAGTAAAAATGTTACTTCACAAAGGCGAATTAAAATTGAATTTAGAAGCGAGATATAAGGAGTATGGGAAAATAATCAGAGCAGAAAATATTTACCCATCGGAAGGGGTATTGATTTTACCAGTCATTTATGAAAAAGATACAACTGGAATAGAATATCTGTCTTTGTTTTTCACAAAGAAAAGAAAAATTCAAGGGTTCTATTTTTCTTATGACAATATCGTTTATCCAAAAATTACTGACAGCACAACTATTAAGGATATTACAAACCCCTACCTTTCTTTTAAACATCATAAGGATATTGACGTAAGTTTAGTAGTCGGTGTTTATGAAAATGGCAAAGAAACTATTTTTTGCTACGGTGAAACCGCAAAAGGCAGCGGCATAAAACCAGATAGCAATACGCTATTTCAAATAGGCTCTATTACAAAAGTATTTACTGGAATTTTGTTAGCTAACTGCATTAATCAAAACATTGTTGATGCATCATCCTTACTTTACAAATTTTTACCAGACAGTGTTCCACCACTTACCTACAGAGGGAAAGAAATAACTCTTTTAGATTTGGCAACACATACTTCTGCTTTGCCTGGTGAACCAAATAATTTGTATTTACCAAACACAAATAAATATAATCCATTTGCAAGTTATCAAGAAGCTGATTTATTGACTTACTTAAAGCACTTAGAGCTAACTCGTCCAGTTGGCAAAACATACGAATACTCCAATACGGGTTATGGTTTGCTTGGCTACATCTTAGCAAAGCAAAGAAAAACGAGTTACGATGAGTTATTAGTAAAAGAAATTTGCAACAAATTAAATATGAATAACACAAGAACAATTTTGAACGAAGAACAGAACAAAAGAAAAGTGGTTGGATATTTTCAAGGCAAGCAAACGCCAGATTTTACTTTCACACCTACTTTTGTTGGTGTAGGTTCTATTTATTCTGATGTGGCAGATATGTTTAAATTTATAAAGGCTAATTTGAAACCCGAGCAAACAGCTATTGCAAAAGATATAATGCTTGCACAACAACCGCATCAAATTGACAAAACAATAACAATGGGAATGCCTTGGGACATTGATTCATTGACCCGTTATAAAGTGAATGTTTTAGGATATAGCGGCAATACAGCAGGAGCAAGTAGTGTTATTAAAATAGTAAAAGAAAAAAATATTGGTGTAGTTGTTTTATCAAATTCAAATGTGCCCGTTGATGATATTGGACTCCTGGTTCTAAAACTTTTATTGAAGAATCAAATGCCAGAATAA
- a CDS encoding M48 family metallopeptidase: MHIKTVLKLLFVTLLSTLSKEVSSQSATDFDTYTTLKSSGSLPNDITKLSFEKYKEELAKIQQKDLSRSEKQLEKQFQLDANYAIDRMLLSGRVLYNDPISLYAAKVAKEILKDEPETYNKLRFYSVRFTNVNAFTTANGIIFVNIGLMAQLENEAQLAYILCHEITHYKKQHSLLGFKFEKNLEKKVSKTAYRKNNQDNFLTKCAFNKNQEIEADEEGLRLFKKSGYSLEAIDGVFDVLEFANLPFDEVPFNKRFFEDKLLKFPDDFQLADSLLKPVSEGDDDDDAESTHPSIRKRRKIVSNLLEGIGKKDRKNYIVSKTEFELNRKIARFELLHLYLLNHDYEYALYSAFILSEAGDSNSYYVNKTIVKSLYALTKVYALEGDDGYKTVHTDYEKIEGASGSLYFLIEKMHEEPIAMNILALKRAWKLKDKYPADEEIEKICDELLLTLTKEHKASFSDFEDYSIDEKKDELIEKEKKVEEEETTTKKSKYNKLKKARKETIKKESSGKSYLYAGMAELVKDLEFRKAFKKAENVALSITKKDEDGDKKNKKKKYDGEEEQATSIDKVIISEPFYYKVDLRKKEAFKQEESERALINLDEKISRLSQLAQVDAVRYNSKTFTAADVDVLNNIMLINDYLRDNGQNTESGLIKVDYKGINNLIEKNKTPYLMNMGILYAIEDKDDMGYHYALCVVTAGLYTPFLIYQLMQRNVSTYIMYETIDLRTGKYLYDNTKKINSSDKDYIIEMHLYDMLLQLKHPKK, encoded by the coding sequence ATGCATATCAAAACAGTTCTAAAACTATTATTTGTAACTCTTCTTTCTACTTTGTCTAAGGAAGTGAGCTCACAATCGGCTACCGATTTTGATACCTATACAACTTTAAAATCATCGGGCAGTTTACCAAATGATATTACGAAGCTTTCTTTTGAGAAATATAAGGAGGAATTGGCCAAAATTCAGCAAAAGGATTTGTCGCGTTCGGAAAAACAATTGGAAAAACAATTCCAGCTAGATGCGAATTATGCTATTGACCGCATGCTATTAAGCGGGAGGGTTTTATATAATGATCCAATATCGCTGTATGCAGCAAAAGTTGCTAAGGAGATTTTGAAGGATGAACCTGAAACGTATAATAAGCTTAGGTTTTATTCAGTTCGGTTTACCAATGTGAATGCCTTTACCACGGCCAATGGAATTATATTTGTGAACATAGGATTGATGGCACAATTAGAGAACGAAGCACAACTTGCCTATATACTCTGCCACGAAATCACACATTATAAAAAGCAGCACTCTTTATTGGGTTTTAAATTTGAGAAAAATTTAGAAAAAAAAGTTTCGAAGACTGCCTATCGGAAAAACAACCAGGATAATTTCCTTACAAAATGTGCATTTAACAAGAACCAAGAAATAGAAGCCGACGAGGAAGGTTTGAGATTGTTTAAAAAGTCAGGTTATAGTTTAGAGGCTATCGATGGAGTATTTGATGTGTTAGAGTTTGCCAATTTACCTTTTGATGAAGTGCCGTTCAATAAACGTTTTTTCGAAGATAAACTTCTCAAATTCCCAGACGATTTTCAATTAGCTGATAGTTTATTGAAGCCCGTAAGCGAAGGAGACGACGATGACGACGCAGAATCAACCCACCCATCTATTCGCAAACGTAGAAAGATAGTGTCAAATTTATTGGAAGGGATTGGAAAAAAAGACCGAAAAAATTATATAGTATCCAAAACAGAATTTGAGTTGAATCGTAAAATAGCCCGATTTGAATTGTTGCATTTATATTTATTGAATCACGATTATGAGTATGCATTATATAGTGCTTTTATATTGTCGGAAGCTGGCGATTCAAATAGTTATTATGTAAATAAAACGATAGTTAAAAGTTTATATGCCCTTACGAAAGTGTATGCCCTTGAAGGGGATGATGGCTATAAAACTGTGCATACTGATTATGAAAAAATTGAAGGTGCTTCCGGCTCATTATATTTTTTGATTGAGAAAATGCATGAAGAACCAATAGCAATGAATATATTGGCTTTAAAAAGAGCATGGAAGCTTAAGGACAAATATCCTGCAGATGAAGAGATAGAAAAAATTTGTGATGAATTATTGCTTACCCTTACCAAGGAGCATAAGGCAAGCTTTTCCGATTTTGAAGACTATAGTATTGATGAAAAGAAAGATGAGCTGATAGAGAAGGAAAAAAAAGTTGAAGAAGAGGAAACAACAACCAAGAAAAGCAAGTATAATAAATTGAAGAAGGCCAGAAAAGAAACGATTAAGAAAGAATCAAGCGGCAAATCGTATTTATATGCAGGCATGGCCGAATTGGTGAAAGACCTAGAGTTCAGAAAGGCATTTAAGAAAGCAGAAAATGTAGCATTGTCTATTACTAAAAAAGATGAGGATGGTGATAAGAAAAATAAGAAAAAAAAATATGATGGAGAAGAAGAGCAAGCCACTTCCATTGATAAGGTAATAATATCCGAACCCTTTTATTATAAAGTTGATTTGCGTAAAAAGGAAGCTTTCAAACAAGAAGAGAGTGAAAGAGCATTGATCAACTTGGATGAAAAAATATCAAGACTTAGCCAATTGGCTCAAGTGGATGCCGTAAGATATAATTCCAAAACGTTTACCGCTGCCGATGTGGATGTGTTGAACAATATCATGCTTATCAATGATTATTTGAGAGATAATGGCCAAAATACCGAGAGCGGTTTAATTAAGGTAGATTATAAAGGCATCAATAATCTGATAGAAAAAAACAAGACTCCTTACCTCATGAATATGGGTATATTGTATGCCATTGAAGACAAAGACGATATGGGGTATCATTATGCATTGTGTGTGGTTACTGCAGGGTTGTACACCCCATTTCTAATATATCAATTGATGCAAAGAAATGTCTCAACTTATATTATGTATGAAACTATTGATTTAAGAACAGGAAAGTATCTGTATGACAATACAAAGAAAATTAATAGCAGCGACAAAGATTATATTATAGAAATGCATTTATATGATATGTTGCTACAACTTAAACACCCTAAAAAATAA
- a CDS encoding methylmalonyl-CoA mutase family protein, translated as MIEAEKYIPQHKIRIVTAAALFDGHDAAINVMRRIIQGTGAEVIHLGHNRSVQEIVDCAIQEDAQAVAITSYQGGHNEYFKYMHDLLKERGAGHIKIFGGGGGTILPSEIADLQQYGISRIYHPDDGREMGLQGMINDMLKQCDFETVVSLNGHAKHLENKNPKDIGQLITLVENHPEKTNDTIKGFQDLNTTTIPVLGITGTGGAGKSSLVDELVRRYLLEFKTQSIAIISVDPSKRKTGGALLGDRIRMNSISNPRVYMRSMATRQSNLALSKYVQESIDICRAAAFDLIIVETSGIGQSDTEITDHCNVSLYVMTPEFGAASQLEKIDMLDFADMVAINKFDKRGAQDALRDVRKQYKRNHHKFDAKDEDLPIYGTIASQFNDPGMNRLYRNVMNAIADKMQLEKFRSNYPVSDDESQKIFLIPPHRNRYLAEISEENHRYGEWVNEQGVLASQLYKLRGVIDMLKEKKSATDELELLYTELEQKLHPECKKTLDFWPEKVKQYTAENYIYNVRGKEIKQPLYTESLSHLKIPKVVLPKYNDWGDILRWQLTENVPGEFPYAAGVFPLKRTGEDPTRMFAGEGGPERTNKRFHYVSLGQPAKRLSTAFDSVTLYGENPDLRPDIYGKIGNSGVSVPTLDDAKKLYSGFNLCAAATSVSMTINGPAPMLLSFFMNAAIDQQCEIYIKANGLEKEVDEKITHIYKSKGIKRPVYDGALPDGNDGLGLMLLGVTGDQVLPTDIYEKIKKETMETIRGTVQADILKEDQAQNTCIFSTEFALKMMGDIQHYFIENKVRNFYSVSISGYHIAEAGANPISQLAFTLSNGFTFVEYYLSRGMNIDDFAPNLSFFFSNGIDPEYAVIGRVARRIWAKAMKHKYKANERSQMLKYHIQTSGRSLHAQEIDFNDIRTTLQALYAIYDNCNSLHTNAYDEAITTPTEESVRRAMAIQLIINRELGLAKNENPLQGSFIIEELTDLVEEAVLQEFNRISERGGVLGAMETMYQRNKIQEESLYYETLKHTGEFPLVGVNTFLSSKGSPTILPKEVIRSTEEEKQLQINNLLAFHERNKDVSATALSNLQQAAITNQNVFEHLMQCAKTCSLGQMSGALYEVGGQYRRNM; from the coding sequence ATGATTGAAGCAGAAAAATATATACCTCAGCATAAGATTAGAATCGTCACTGCCGCAGCCCTCTTCGATGGGCACGATGCCGCCATCAATGTGATGCGTCGTATTATACAAGGCACCGGTGCCGAGGTGATACACCTAGGGCATAATCGCTCGGTTCAAGAGATAGTGGACTGTGCCATACAAGAAGATGCCCAAGCAGTTGCCATTACTAGCTACCAAGGTGGACACAATGAATATTTTAAATACATGCATGACTTGCTAAAAGAACGCGGTGCAGGACATATCAAAATTTTTGGCGGGGGTGGAGGAACAATTCTTCCAAGTGAGATAGCCGATTTACAACAATATGGCATATCTCGCATCTATCATCCTGACGATGGCAGGGAAATGGGTTTGCAAGGGATGATAAATGATATGCTAAAACAGTGCGATTTTGAAACAGTTGTTTCTTTGAATGGTCATGCAAAACATTTGGAAAATAAAAATCCCAAGGATATCGGCCAACTAATTACCTTGGTTGAAAATCATCCAGAAAAAACAAACGATACTATCAAAGGGTTTCAAGATTTGAATACCACAACTATTCCCGTGCTAGGAATTACAGGAACAGGAGGGGCAGGAAAATCAAGTTTGGTTGATGAATTGGTTCGTAGATATTTATTGGAATTTAAAACCCAAAGTATTGCTATAATTTCTGTTGACCCCAGCAAACGTAAGACGGGTGGGGCTTTACTAGGCGACCGTATTCGTATGAATAGTATTAGCAACCCGCGTGTATATATGCGTAGTATGGCTACGCGTCAAAGTAATTTAGCGTTGAGTAAATATGTGCAAGAAAGTATTGATATATGTCGTGCCGCAGCCTTCGATTTAATTATTGTAGAAACTTCTGGCATTGGGCAAAGTGATACAGAAATTACCGATCATTGTAATGTTTCATTATATGTAATGACCCCTGAATTTGGTGCCGCATCGCAATTAGAAAAAATTGATATGCTCGATTTTGCCGATATGGTCGCCATCAATAAATTTGATAAACGTGGAGCACAAGATGCACTGCGTGATGTGCGTAAACAGTATAAACGCAACCACCATAAGTTTGATGCGAAAGATGAAGACCTTCCTATATATGGAACCATCGCATCACAATTTAACGACCCGGGCATGAATCGTTTATATAGAAATGTGATGAATGCGATTGCAGATAAAATGCAGCTCGAAAAATTCCGCAGTAATTATCCAGTAAGTGATGATGAATCGCAAAAAATATTTTTAATTCCACCACACCGTAACCGTTATCTGGCCGAGATTTCAGAAGAGAATCATCGTTATGGAGAATGGGTAAATGAACAAGGAGTTCTTGCATCACAATTATATAAATTGAGGGGTGTAATTGATATGTTGAAGGAGAAAAAATCTGCAACTGACGAACTCGAATTATTGTATACAGAATTGGAACAAAAACTCCATCCTGAATGCAAAAAAACTTTAGACTTTTGGCCCGAAAAAGTTAAACAATATACTGCCGAAAACTATATATATAATGTTCGGGGTAAAGAAATAAAACAACCATTATATACTGAAAGTTTAAGTCATCTAAAAATACCAAAAGTAGTATTGCCAAAATATAATGATTGGGGTGATATATTAAGATGGCAATTAACCGAAAATGTACCAGGCGAATTTCCCTATGCTGCGGGTGTATTCCCACTCAAACGTACTGGAGAAGATCCTACACGTATGTTTGCTGGAGAAGGTGGCCCAGAGCGAACCAATAAGCGTTTTCACTATGTATCATTAGGGCAGCCCGCCAAGCGTTTATCTACCGCATTTGATTCGGTAACTTTATATGGGGAAAATCCAGATTTACGTCCTGATATATATGGAAAAATTGGTAACAGCGGCGTGAGTGTTCCTACTTTGGATGATGCTAAAAAACTATATAGTGGTTTTAATTTATGTGCTGCCGCAACTTCTGTTTCTATGACTATTAATGGTCCTGCACCAATGTTGCTTTCCTTCTTTATGAATGCAGCCATCGACCAACAATGTGAAATCTATATAAAAGCAAATGGTTTAGAAAAGGAAGTAGACGAAAAAATAACTCATATATATAAATCAAAAGGAATAAAACGCCCTGTTTATGATGGTGCATTGCCTGACGGGAATGATGGCTTAGGCTTGATGTTATTAGGTGTAACGGGCGATCAAGTTTTACCAACAGATATATATGAAAAAATAAAAAAGGAAACCATGGAAACTATTCGTGGTACGGTGCAAGCAGATATATTAAAAGAAGACCAAGCACAAAATACCTGTATATTTTCAACAGAATTTGCGTTGAAAATGATGGGCGATATACAACATTATTTTATCGAAAATAAAGTACGAAATTTCTATTCGGTTTCTATATCGGGTTATCATATAGCTGAGGCAGGTGCAAATCCTATTTCGCAATTGGCTTTTACACTTTCCAATGGTTTTACTTTTGTAGAATATTATTTGAGCAGAGGAATGAATATTGATGATTTTGCTCCCAATCTTTCTTTCTTTTTTAGTAACGGTATCGACCCTGAGTATGCAGTGATAGGCCGCGTGGCACGTCGCATTTGGGCCAAAGCCATGAAGCATAAATATAAGGCAAACGAACGCAGCCAAATGTTGAAGTATCATATCCAAACAAGTGGTAGAAGTTTGCATGCACAAGAAATAGATTTTAATGATATCAGAACTACGTTGCAAGCATTATATGCCATCTATGATAACTGTAATAGTTTGCATACAAACGCCTATGATGAAGCCATCACAACACCTACAGAAGAAAGCGTTCGCAGGGCTATGGCGATACAACTTATCATCAATCGTGAATTAGGTTTGGCCAAAAATGAAAACCCATTACAAGGTTCATTTATTATAGAAGAATTAACTGATTTAGTAGAAGAAGCTGTATTGCAAGAATTCAACAGGATTAGCGAAAGAGGCGGTGTGCTGGGTGCTATGGAGACCATGTACCAACGTAATAAAATACAAGAAGAAAGTTTGTATTATGAAACTTTGAAACATACAGGAGAATTTCCTTTGGTGGGGGTAAATACATTTTTGAGTAGCAAAGGTTCTCCAACTATTTTGCCCAAAGAAGTGATACGCAGTACTGAAGAAGAAAAGCAATTACAAATTAATAATCTCTTAGCATTTCACGAACGTAATAAAGATGTTTCTGCCACTGCATTATCTAATTTGCAGCAGGCTGCCATCACCAATCAAAATGTATTTGAACACTTAATGCAATGTGCTAAAACTTGCAGCTTGGGCCAAATGTCGGGAGCATTGTATGAGGTGGGGGGGCAGTATAGAAGAAACATGTAA